A single Plasmodium knowlesi strain H genome assembly, chromosome: 13 DNA region contains:
- a CDS encoding nucleoside transporter 2, putative, with protein MTAPHSVESSKMNAPNKRTNTSEGPPSPPVGEDNSEMKKGTDTNNTTNTKEGSTALLKEHLQYSNTFANITLCLMGMSSVLMYNCVLNTTPHIHELLNKNIVVSSTFFLYFSVLVFVSLISALFIEVKTRTYDICFIISFGLQLVYPLVVKYYYDRTFLFYLLIGIIGATCSVMKTMIFSIATIVLNSSKVICLSYGLTGIYSLFITSTFFYFLIKIDKDVHKLMQSIFATCAINCTFIFVSFIFYTLLKSTDDFKRKFKMYQEERDGKRARSGSGALFDRAGGTTGGESFVIPVESSTREGGYSGNESDTEKQTRKEAAMQVSSDANNGVGPMGVSPRRRFVPKVSSLNVKVNEIMKQARIKAFLYKKSIVFLFCTFYNIFLKIAVFPVVCPEMWTQNVDERYILIGMVQLGDCVSRIFPTFAETVPVFKKFLLPQKKVFIYSLARTFLSVLCLIIPLTDAALLNNFLFKCALIFSNIYLNGWFVVLSFINISDVLKPLNSMSNVAMVSSFGSTLLRMGLLTGYGTSILYRRYVQGA; from the coding sequence ATGACCGCACCTCACTCAGTGGAATCTTCGAAAATGAATGCACCCAATAAGAGAACCAACACGTCGGAGGGGCCCCCCTCGCCACCAGTTGGGGAAGACAACtcggaaatgaagaaaggaacagaCACGaataacacaaccaacacgaAAGAAGGGAGCACAGCGCTCCTGAAAGAGCACCTTCAATACAGCAACACGTTTGCAAATATAACCCTGTGCCTGATGGGTATGTCATCCGTACTCATGTACAACTGCGTCTTGAATACGACGCCCCACATCCACGAACTGCTAAACAAAAACATCGTGGTGTCCTCCACCTTCTTTCTATACTTCTCCGTTTTGGTATTCGTTTCACTAATCAGTGCTTTATTTATCGAAGTGAAGACGAGGACCTATGACATAtgttttatcatttcttttGGCCTCCAGCTTGTGTACCCTCTGGTCGTAAAGTACTACTATGATCggacctttttattttatttacttaTTGGTATCATCGGTGCAACCTGCTCCGTAATGAAGACgatgattttttcaattgCCACCATCGTCTTGAATAGCTCCAAAGTAATCTGCCTGTCATACGGTTTGACTGGaatttattcccttttcattACCTCCAcgtttttctattttttaataaaaattgataaaGACGTACATAAGCTTATGCAGTCCATATTTGCCACCTGCGCCATTAATTGCACCTTTATTTTtgtctccttcattttctacACCCTGTTGAAAAGTACCGATGACTTTAAGCGTAAGTTCAAGATGTACCAGGAAGAAAGAGATGGGAAGCGCGCGCGCAGTGGAAGCGGTGCACTGTTCGACAGGGCAGGAGGAACAACCGGGGGGGAATCATTCGTCATACCGGTTGAGAGTTCCACTCGCGAAGGTGGCTACAGTGGGAATGAAAGCGATACTGAAAAGCAGACTCGCAAGGAAGCTGCCATGCAAGTTTCTAGTGATGCAAATAACGGGGTGGGCCCCATGGGGGTAAGCCCTCGAAGGCGCTTCGTCCCAAAGGTCTCCTCATTGAACGTGAAGGTAAACGAGATAATGAAGCAAGCCAGGATAAAGGCATTCCTCTACAAGAAGTCaatcgttttccttttttgcaccTTCTACAATATTTTCCTTAAGATTGCAGTTTTCCCCGTTGTTTGCCCAGAAATGTGGACCCAAAATGTGGACGAGCGATACATACTGATTGGCATGGTGCAGTTGGGTGACTGTGTCAGTAGGATTTTTCCAACATTTGCAGAGACTGTAccagtttttaaaaagtttctTCTCCCACAAAAGAAGGTATTCATATACTCACTGGCAAGGACGTTTCTATCCGTGCTATGTTTGATAATACCCCTGACAGATGCAGCCCTtttgaataattttctttttaagtgcgccctaattttttcaaacattTACCTAAATGGTTGGTTTGTCGTTTTGTCCTTTATCAACATTTCCGATGTCTTGAAGCCCCTCAACTCGATGAGCAACGTTGCCATGGTCAGCAGCTTCGGCTCCACGCTCCTCCGGATGGGCTTGCTTACGGGCTATGGTACCTCGATCTTATACAGGCGCTATGTCCAGGGCGCGTGA